In the Desulfuromonas sp. DDH964 genome, TTTTCTGGTCTGGTGGCTGAACCGGGTGGCCGATGCAATCTGCGCATTCTGCCAAGATTGCCGCCAAACATCAACGACTGATTGGCGAAAATTCCGCCCGGTTAATCCAGACGGAACCGCTCCCGCTCGCGGCGGTACTTGCGCTCACTGTTGTACCCCTGCGCGCCGAAGGGCTGCAGCCGCTCCAGCCATTCCAGTTCCAGCAGCGCCAGCGCCCGCTTCGGATCACTTCCCGGTCCCGGCGGTTCCAGCGTCGCCAGCACCTCGAAGGTGAAGGCCCTGGCGCCGAACTGGTCGAGGTCCTTTTGCAATTCGGGACTGAAGACCACCTTCCCCATCCGCAGCTGGAACAGGCGGCTGTTACGCTCGCCGTCGAGGTTGGGACTGGCGGCGACGTAGATACGTCCATTGCTGGCGCAGCGGATCTGGTAAATCCCCATCGGCGCGGCGCTCTGTTTCAGCGCCCGCTTGAGTTCCCGGCGCGGATCGTTTCTGGGCATTCTCTTCTCCTTCTTCAGCGGAGCCGGCAGCGCCGGGTTCCCCTCTTCTTCCCGCCAGTAGCTCGCCCCGGCGCGGCGGATCAGCCCGGCGTCGACCAGCAGCCGGCGGATGGTGCAGTAGTCCTCAAACAGCGGCGTGATCAGCTCCGTCACCTCCGCCTCACGGTAGCGTCGTCTGACCTCGAAGCGCGTCGCGAACGCCTCCAGCACGATCAGCCGCTTCTTCTGCTGCGCCGGCAGCTTCTCGAGCCGGCCGTGGCGGAAGAAGGTTTCCAGCACCTTGCGCCGGTATTCCCCGATGCGCTGGTCCTGCTCTTCCCGGGCGACCGGGGTCGCGGCGAGGAGCTGG is a window encoding:
- a CDS encoding DUF2087 domain-containing protein encodes the protein MDFRQHIIKCGTERLDPSPPPLRQLLAATPVAREEQDQRIGEYRRKVLETFFRHGRLEKLPAQQKKRLIVLEAFATRFEVRRRYREAEVTELITPLFEDYCTIRRLLVDAGLIRRAGASYWREEEGNPALPAPLKKEKRMPRNDPRRELKRALKQSAAPMGIYQIRCASNGRIYVAASPNLDGERNSRLFQLRMGKVVFSPELQKDLDQFGARAFTFEVLATLEPPGPGSDPKRALALLELEWLERLQPFGAQGYNSERKYRRERERFRLD